One Diospyros lotus cultivar Yz01 chromosome 1, ASM1463336v1, whole genome shotgun sequence genomic window carries:
- the LOC127810837 gene encoding transcription repressor OFP1-like, whose translation MGNHKFRLSDMMPNAWFYKLRDMSKSRKHKASQSHPSKKKLIPSPTSISTAASHRPHLSHQHHRRSLYFHNATEPTIRSHKFHNSFSPRNPKASDTHFPDPPRNSSIRRRRKTKSKRQSIYKPSPKALSSDQTQDCYFFSLTDQSSSDTDFHASSCSCRVTSSTTDIILDVNGKSSFSMAELNLPPILTKPAKPQDTIVKENQGSVSIKIVDENYTHKTRVRTRKPAAYSAGVKLRANSPKIACKKKVQGGGRRSVSSPAGKRRSGCCWESFAMVKSSVDPQRDFKDSMKEMIVENNIRASKDLEELLACYLSLNSDQYHDFIVKAFEQIWFDLANLRL comes from the coding sequence ATGGGGAATCACAAGTTTAGACTATCagatatgatgccaaatgcctGGTTTTACAAGCTCAGAGACATGAGCAAGAGCAGAAAGCACAAAGCTTCTCAATCTCATCCTTCAAAGAAGAAGCTCATCCCATCGCCAACTTCTATTTCTACAGCTGCTTCACATAGGCCTCATCTTTCTCATCAGCATCATAGACGCTCCCTTTACTTCCATAATGCCACAGAACCCACTATCAGATCCCACAAATTCCACAATTCTTTTTCACCCAGAAACCCTAAAGCCTCCGACACCCACTTTCCTGATCCCCCCAGAAACTCATCaatccgaagaagaagaaaaaccaagAGTAAGAGACAATCCATTTACAAGCCATCTCCAAAAGCGCTTTCTTCGGATCAAACCCAAGATTGCTACTTCTTTTCTTTGACCGATCAAAGTTCTTCCGATACTGACTTCCATGCTTCCAGCTGTAGTTGTAGAGTTACTTCTTCAACTACAGATATCATCCTTGACGTAAACGGAAAATCCTCATTTTCCATGGCCGAGTTGAATCTCCCTCCAATATTGACGAAGCCAGCAAAGCCCCAAGACACAATTGTCAAAGAAAATCAGGGGTCAGTTTCCATCAAAATTGTCGACGAAAATTACACTCACAAAACTCGAGTGAGGACTAGAAAACCGGCCGCCTATTCGGCGGGAGTGAAGCTCCGGGCCAACTCTCCGAAAATAGCGTGCAAGAAGAAGGTCCAGGGCGGCGGCCGGCGGAGCGTGTCGTCGCCGGCCGGCAAGAGGAGGAGTGGCTGCTGCTGGGAGAGCTTTGCAATGGTGAAGTCTTCAGTTGATCCACAGAGAGATTTCAAGGACTCAATGAAGGAAATGATCGTGGAGAACAACATCCGGGCGTCCAAGGATTTGGAAGAGCTTCTTGCCTGTTACCTCTCCCTGAATTCAGATCAGTACCATGACTTCATTGTTAAGGCCTTCGAGCAAATCTGGTTTGATTTGGCTAATCTCCGCTTGTAA